One region of Populus trichocarpa isolate Nisqually-1 chromosome 4, P.trichocarpa_v4.1, whole genome shotgun sequence genomic DNA includes:
- the LOC7472584 gene encoding uncharacterized protein LOC7472584, with protein MDLESVKRYLETGGYEEDKNASTIEKMPLRFFERFIMQGLHIDLIEPGRVVCSMKVPPRLLNGGNFLHGGATATLVDLVGSAAIFTVGAPATGVSVEINVSYLDAAFADEEIEIEARVLRVGKAVGVVSVELKKKKTGKIIAQGRHTKYLAVPSKL; from the exons atggatttGGAATCAGTGAAGAGATACTTAGAGACAGGAGGATATGAAGAAGACAAGAATGCATCAACCATTGAAAAAATGCCTCTCAGATTCTTTGAAAGATTTATAATGCAAGGCCTTCATATTGATCTCATTGAACCTGGGCGTGTTGTTTGCTCCATGAAAGTCCCTCCTCGTCTTCTG AATGGTGGCAATTTCTTGCACGGTGGGGCTACAGCCACGTTGGTCGACTTAGTAGGATCTGCTGCAATATTCACAGTTGGAGCTCCAGCAACTGGAGTTTCTGTAGAAATCAATGTTTCATACTTGGATGCTGCTTTTGCTGAT GAAGAAATCGAGATTGAAGCTAGGGTTCTTCGTGTGGGTAAAGCTGTTGGAGTTGTCAGTGTCgagttgaagaagaaaaagactgGGAAAATTATTGCTCAAGGGCGTCATACTAAGTACCTAGCTGTCCCTAGTAAATTGTAA
- the LOC7463013 gene encoding uncharacterized protein LOC7463013: MDLESVRRYIEKGGHEDDKKASKIEETPLRFFEKFVMEGLHIDLIEPGRVVCSMKVPPRLLNGSDCLHAGATAMLVDVVGSAALIAAGVFLTGVSVEINVSYLDAAYADEEIEIEARVLRAGKAVGSASVDFRKKKSGAIIAQGRHTKYLLISSKM, from the exons ATGGATTTGGAATCTGTGAGGAGATACATAGAGAAAGGAGGACATGAAGATGACAAGAAAGCatcaaaaattgaagaaacGCCACTCAGATTCTTTGAAAAATTCGTAATGGAAGGCCTTCATATTGATCTCATCGAACCTGGGCGTGTTGTTTGCTCCATGAAAGTCCCTCCTCGTCTTCTG AACGGTAGCGATTGCTTGCATGCTGGGGCTACAGCAATGCTGGTTGATGTGGTAGGGTCAGCTGCACTGATCGCAGCAGGAGTGTTCTTAACAGGAGTTTCTGTGGAAATTAATGTTTCATACTTGGATGCTGCTTATGCTGAT GAAGAAATCGAGATTGAAGCCAGGGTTCTACGTGCAGGCAAAGCTGTTGGATCTGCGAGTGTTGATTTCAGGAAGAAAAAGAGTGGGGCAATTATTGCTCAAGGGCGTCATACCAAGTACCTTCTTATTTCTAGTAAAATGTAA